The genomic region ATAATCCCGCACATCCACATGAACAAAACCCTGGCTTTGGTAAACACCAATGCCCCCAAAGCCCGCTTGCTCCGCGAGGCGGCTTAGTTCAGCCACCGCCACCCCCGGCACCTGAATATCCGCTGCCATGCCCTTTAGGTGATAGGAGTTCGTTTCCCCACCCACAGCCCTGTTGTGAGCGGGGCAGCGGTAACCGCTATTCACCAGTACCGGTTTTCCCGCTAGCTGGCGGAAGGCTTCCAGTTTATTGATTAAATAGGGATGAATCAGCAACCTGCCACAGCATTGACAGGACAATTCGGTTTCTACAAAGTGGGCAGAGAGATGCTGTCCCACTCCGGCTATTTTAATCCCTTCCACCATCAGCACCCCCTAGAGGTTATTGATTAGCTCGTTCAGCTCTTTCATATCCATATTGCTCTGCCGGGCAATGATGATACTTAAGAGGTTAATGCTTTTTTGCAAGTCCCGAATAGTGGGTTCCAGGCGGAGCAGCAGGTAACCCGCCACCACCATCGGGAAACCGTAGTTCGAGGCTAATTTAAAAAGTTCCTCCACGCTTTTCCCTCCCTCTATATAAGACAAAAAAAGGGAGGCCACCGCCTCCCTGGTTACTACTAAAGAATGTTTAATTCTGCCACATCTCGCGTCACAAGTCTGGCACCGGCCACGCCGGTCAGGCTGCCGCCAGTGCTGGTAAAGACATCCCTTGCCACTATCGTATCCATGACGGTTCTAACTTCGGCCTCTTGCACATCATCCCTGGGGTTGGTAACACGCAGGGTTACCTTCTCACCAGCCATGTTGACAAAGATTAGTTCTAAAGTCTTAGCCATAATTCCTACCTCCTATTCTCTCAGTTTCACCTGGAACTCGTTGCTACCCTTTACTGGTTCATTAACTCGCTATCATCAGAACGATAAATGCCCAACAGGGCGATGCTTTGCAGGGTGTTGATAGCAGTAGCCACATCATAGAGAGCCTGATCGGTGGCTGTAACCTTTGCTTTGGAATAGGTAGTGTTTACATAGATGGGGTTACCGCTGGCGTTAACACCATTTTGGTATCTCAGCTTGATGCTGCAGGCATAGGGTTCCTTTACCACTGCCATTGTCCATTCCTCCTTTAGATTTTATCGGTAGCAGGCCCGCTCCGTACAAATAAAAAAAGCCGACAGGAACAAACGTCCGGTCGACTTGGTATTATTTTACTGCTAGGTAGACCTAGTGTCAAGGGTTTGGGGGCATCTAGGGTGCTATTGATTTCTATTACCGATGCGATTAG from Desulfotomaculum nigrificans DSM 574 harbors:
- a CDS encoding D-Ala-D-Ala carboxypeptidase family metallohydrolase, with the protein product MVEGIKIAGVGQHLSAHFVETELSCQCCGRLLIHPYLINKLEAFRQLAGKPVLVNSGYRCPAHNRAVGGETNSYHLKGMAADIQVPGVAVAELSRLAEQAGFGGIGVYQSQGFVHVDVRDYSARWRG
- a CDS encoding YvrJ family protein, producing the protein MEELFKLASNYGFPMVVAGYLLLRLEPTIRDLQKSINLLSIIIARQSNMDMKELNELINNL
- a CDS encoding DUF2922 domain-containing protein encodes the protein MAKTLELIFVNMAGEKVTLRVTNPRDDVQEAEVRTVMDTIVARDVFTSTGGSLTGVAGARLVTRDVAELNIL
- a CDS encoding DUF1659 domain-containing protein, coding for MAVVKEPYACSIKLRYQNGVNASGNPIYVNTTYSKAKVTATDQALYDVATAINTLQSIALLGIYRSDDSELMNQ